In Bernardetia litoralis DSM 6794, the genomic window GCTGAAGGATTATCTCTGAATAGATTCTGAACAAGTTCTTTGTAAGAGAATGTAGCAATTGTTTTTTCAAGTCCTGTTTGAGGATTCATTTCAGCAGGAAGAATAATACTAATCGTTTGAATATCATTAATCATTCGGCTGCGTTTTTTATCAAAAAATACATTTGTTTTGATTTCCAAAGTATAAAGTTGATTTGCATAAAACTCTTGAGCAGTTACTCCTGTTTCTTCGTCTTCCCAAGTTCCTTCATCTCCCCAAGTATTGTCATTTTCTTGATTAAAAATATCAGCTTCTATTCCATCATATTGAATTTCATCACTGGGAATTTTGATATTACTCAAAAAATCTTCTTCACTCATACGAGTTGCCAATGAATCATTTTGGTAAGGGCGCACAATTCCCAATTTTACAGCATTTATGATAGTTCCTGTAATTTCATTTCCTGTTGCAAAGAACGGACGGTTTTGCTTTTCTTTTAACGAAATTCTATGCCAAAGACTTTTTTGATACATAATATGAGATTCATGAACAGGGCGAACCGAGCTATGATTGTATCCATCATTTGCATAATTTCCATATTCTTGAGCATTTGAAAAGGAAGTTATGAAGAGAGAAGAAAATAAAGACACAGAAAGACCAGCCCACAAAATTGATTTTGTTGATTTTTTCATCGCTATAAAATTAAATTGTTTTTTATTTTAGAAAATAATTATAAAATACTATTTCATTTTTTATAAAAGTAATTTATAATTACACTCCTATAACGGTTGTTCTTTGTTTTATTGTGTCGATTTTTAAAAAATGGAATATTTTTACACAAATTATTATAGTACTAAACATAGATGAGTAAACTCTCAGTATAGCTATCAATAACAAATAGTTTATAAAAATTCTATCTATAATGCAGCAAAAATATTTTTGTATTTACACATAAAAATTGCCTACGAATTTATTAGAAAAAGGTTGTTCTTTTTTGCAACAGTGTTGCATTTGCGAGTAATTTTTGAGGGTAATTATACTGATTTTAGTAAATTTTAAAATAAAAATTTTAAATATTTTGTTTTTTTTGAATAACATGAATTTTTTTTTGGTTAAAATTGAATTATACAATATAAAATATTATTTGGAATAGCGTAATTATATTAATTATCACAGAATATTATTTGGTTAATTAATTATTTTATGTTTTAAAAATTTGGTTTGGTGTGTTTTTTATATGTTTTATGTTGCTTAAAAATGTTTTGACAGAATTTTGTTTTTCTAAAAATCCGTCGTATGTTTGCAACACCTTTCAAGAGTAAGGTTTAACGAAGGATTTAACAGAACTATCAAAGATTTAACTAAATTCATTTCCCCTTTAACATTTTTACAGAATAATATGACTTTTACAAAAACAATCAAAAGCACCCTTTTTAGCTTTGGACTCGGTATAGGAATACTTGCAAGTTCAATATCATTTGCTCAAGATTCTCACAATCACAAAGATGGTCGTACTTGTACAACAGACCACAACTTAGAGCGTTTACTTTCTATTAATCCTGATGCAAAAGACAACATGGATAAAGTAGAAAGTTTTACACAAAATTATATTCAGAATTTGAGCAACCAACGTACTGAAGCTACAGTCTATACAATCCCTGTTGTAGTTCATGTACTTTATAATACTTCAGCTCAAAATGTAAGTCAAGCACAGATTCAATCTCAAATTGATGTATTGAACGAAGATTTTAGAAGAACAAATAGTGATTATACGCTTACGCCTTCTGAATTTGCTGGCTCAGTAGCTGACACAGAAATAGAATTTGTTTTAGCAACAACTGACCCTAACGGTAATGCAACAACTGGTGTTACTCGTACTTCTACAAGCAAATCCTCTTTTTCTACAAATGATGAAATGAAATTTACTGCTCAAGGTGGTAAAGATGCTTGGGATACTCAAAAATATTTGAATATTTGGGTATGTAATATGAGTGGTGGAATTTTGGGTTATGCTCAATTCCCAGGTAGTGGTGCTGCAAATACTGATGGTGTTGTTATCCTTACTACTGGTTTTGGTTCTACTGGAAATGTTTCTGCTCCTTTTAATGAAGGTCGTACTGCAACTCACGAAGTAGGTCACTGGCTTAATCTTCGCCACATTTGGGGAGATGGTAATTGTAGTGCTGATGACTATGTAAGTGATACGCCTATTGCAGCAGCTTCAAATGGTGGTTGTCCTTCTTATCCTTCAAAATCTTGTTCTAACAACGGTGGTTTTTCAAGTGATATGTTTATGAATTATATGGATTACACAAACGATGCTTGTATGTATATGTTTACAACAGGTCAAAAAAATCGTATGCGTGCTGTTCTTGATGCTGGTGGTTTCCGTTCTGATTTAGTTACTGGAACTGATGATGGTGGTGGAACAACAGATCCTCCAGCTTCTTCTTATTGTGCTACTAAAGGAAATAGTGTTTCTGACGAATGGATTGCTGGTGTTAAAGTTGGTTCTTTAAACAAAACAAGTGGTGCTAATGGTGGATATGCTGATTTTACTTCTTCCTCTGTAAGTCTTGCAAAAGGAAGCTCTAATACAGTAACTCTTACTCCTGGATTTGCAGGAAGTTCTTATAATGAATACTGGAAAATTTGGATTGATTTCAATAATGATAATGATTTTGACGACGCTGGTGAGTTAGTTTATGATGCTGGTTCTGCTACAAGTGCTGTTCGTACAGGAACAATAGCTATTCCTTCAAGTGTTGCAACTGGTTCTACTCGTATGCGTGTATCTATGAAATATAATGGCGCACAGACTTCTTGTGAAACATTCTCTTATGGTGAAGTTGAAGATTATACTGTAAATATTACTGGTAGTTCTACTCCTTCTTGTGGTGTTCCTTCTGGATTATCTTCTTCTTCTGTAACAAGTTCTACATTTACAGTATCTTGGTCTTCTGTTTCAGGCGCAGCTTCTTATGATGTACAAGTACGTACAGGTAGTGGTTCTTGGACTACTCTTAATGCAACTTCTACTTCATTGAATCTTACAGGAGCATCTGCTTCTACTCAATATGAGTATCAAGTTCGTGCAAATTGCTCGGGTGCAAGTAGTGCATACTCTTCTAGTGCTTTTGTAACTACTACTTCTGTTCCAGTTCTTTCTTATTGTTCTACCAAAGGAAATAGTGTTTCTGATGAGTTTATCCAAAAAGTACAAGTTGGTTCTATCAACAATAACTCTGGTGCTAATGGTGGATATGCTGATTTTACAAACCTTTCTACTACATTTACAAAAGGCTCTGCTTATACAATTACAATCACTCCAACTTGGACTGGTAGTACTTATAGTGAAGCGTATGATGTTTGGGTTGATTATAATCAAGATGGTGATTTTGATGACTCTGGAGAAAAAGTTTATACTCGTGCCAAAACAACGAGCTCTTCTGTAAGTGGTTCATTTACAATTCCTTCAAGTGCTGCAAATGGTTCTACTCGTATGCGTGTAACAATGAAGTATAATGCAAACGCAACCCCTTGTGAAACATTCTCTTATGGTGAAGTTGAAGATTATACAGTAATAATTGGTTCTGCAAGTAGTATCAACCCTGCTCCTATGGCTTACCACAATGACAGACCTCAAGAGGCTAGAGTTGATGGAACTAAAGATGGTGATGTTGCTTTTGTTGCATTCCCTAATCCTGCAAGTCAAATATTGAATGTTCGCTTAGGATATTTCGGAACTAACTCAGAAGTTGTTATTTATAGTGTAACAGGCGCACAAGTTGTGAGAACTACACTTACTTCTCAAGAAACTGCTATCAATGTTTCAAAACTTCCTAAAGGAATGTATATCTTGAGCATCAATAATGGTCGTGAGGTAGAAACAATGAAATTTATCAAAGAATAATAATACAAGAGAAAAATAAGTAAAATTATTTATCTTTGTAAATAAAATAAAAACACCTAATCTACTTTTGATAGTAATTAGGTGTTTTTTTGTAGCATAATTATTGAAAATAAAATGGCTGCAAATAGTTATAACAGTCAAATCCCTATTTATTAATTCCCTTAAAATTAAAATTAAAATAAAAATGAAAAAGTCAATAAATTATTCAATCTCCTTTTTAATATTGCTTTTTGTATCACTTTCTCTAGTAGCTTGCAAAGATGATAAAGATGAAGATATAGAACCTGAAATAAATTGTGAAAGCTCTGTCGATAAAATAGCAGATGCAAATACAATTCTTTCTGAAAGTACTTGGGAGTGGGTAGAATCACGTAGTGAAGGTAGAAATGGTGAAATTGTGATAACACCTCAAACAGAAGGAAAAACAATGTCTTTAGCTTTTAGCTTAGGCGCAAGTGTAGAAGAGCTTGAAAATGGAATCGCAAATAATATTTGGACATATAGAATTGATGTTTCTAATGATACTACATTAGGAGCTTTTAATTCTGTTTGGATAGATGCAGATGGAAATGTTGATAGAAACTATTATTTAGATGTTTGTCCAGAATTATTAAAACTAACTGATGCTTCAAGTAGTTTGATGACTGTAACAACGTATAAAAAGAAGTAAATAAAAAAAGTCAATTTCCTCATTAAGAAATTGGCTTTTTAAAGTAATGAGAAAATATTTATTATTCTATAATTATCTTTTCTGTTTTCATTTCTTCGCCATTTTGTATCTTCAAAATATATAATCCTTTTGGATAAGAAGAAACTGAAACTTCAATAGTTGTTTCTTCATAACTCTTTGATAAAACTAACTGACCAATGCTATTATATAATTCTATTTGTGTAGGATTTTCTTTATAAATAGAAGGTAATTTTATGGTTAGTTGATTGCTTACTGGGTTTGGATAAATAACAATTTTGTTTTCAATGATAGAATTGACTTGTACTTTTTTTGGGCGAATACCTTGGTTAATCGCATCTAATTTAGGCGTTTTTGCTATTATTTTCTAATTTTGTAGATGACTTATATTAATTTTTTTGAAGAAGTGGAAGATTATGGAATTGAAAAGATAGATTTTTTCTCTACCTTCCTCATGGCATTCCTAGTCACGATACTATTAATAGAATTTTTGAACGTATTTGCCCATTTCAATTTAGCAAGTGTTTACATAATCATTCTCATCATATTTTAGAATTTGTTGCTAAAAAACAAATCAATATAATAGATGGTAAAGTTTTACGTGGTACATGCACAAGTGAAAGTAAAAATAGTGGTCTTTGTATTGTGAGTGCTTGGGCAAGTGAATATCATTTAACATTAGGTCAAGTAGTAGTAGATAAAAAAAGTAATGAAAAAATGGCTACTCATCAAAATACAGCAGACCTTATTACGGTAGCAGCAGGAGATTACATTCTAGCCCTTAAAAAAAATCAAAAAATTTTACTTGAAGAAGTAGAAAGTGAGTTTTACGACAAAAAAAAAGATTAATTTTTGATAAAACAGTTGATTTTGGTTCTGGACAAATAGAAATACGTAGTGCTTATGTAATAGAAAATATAAAACTTATAGACCAACTAGCAGAATGGCAAACTGTAAAAAGTATCATCGTTATAGAATCTAAGAGAGAAAAAAATGATAGTTTACAAGAAAATACAAGGTTTTATTTGTGTAGTTTTGTTCCTACACAAAAACAAGCAAATCATTATGTAAGAGCGCATTGGGGAATTGAAGGAACACTACATTGGCATTTAGATGTCAGTTTTGGAGAAGATAAAAGCAAAACAAAAAAAGGAAATGCTCCTGAGAATCTAAATATTATAAGAAAAACAGCTTTACAAGCACTGAAACAAACAGAAGGCAAGCAAAGTATTAAAAACAAAAGAAAAATGACAGGTTGAAATAATGAATATCTACTAAAAATACTCCAAACCTTCAAAATTAGGTGCGATTAACTTAGTTTTTGATAATTTTAAATGTAAAATTAATTCTATTTGTATTTTTTTTCAACTCTGTACTGAAAGTCTGACTTGGACAAAATAAGTCTTTTTCAGATCTTTAAATGCTTATTTTAAGCTGGTCAGACCTTCGGTACAGACCAATTTAAAATACAAGATAATTTTTAGCAAGAAAGGAAGGTGCAAAAATTGTCAGAGAAGCATAAAAAGTAGATTTTAAAATTTATGAAATACACACACAAATTAACTTCTGATAATTACGATTTTATTGGACAAAACAGAACCGACCCAATTACAGGCGAAAAAATAGAAGAAGGACATACAGTTGTAATTTGTGCAGCCTGTAAATCAGCTTTTTTTATTGAGAGCTGGGAATATTTGGGAGATTCTCATTGCGACCAAACTAGCACATTAGCAAATCTTCCCAAACCACAGAATTTGTATTTAAAAACAAATCTCAAATATACTAGAGAGTTATTGACTTTTGGTTTTTCAAAAAAACCAATGTTTATGACAAATGATTCTGGATGTGGGTTGTTTGTATTTGCCTTTATTTTTTCTACTATATTAGGAATTATAATAGGAACAAGTACAAATCATGGTGGTGTAGGAATTCTGACTTTTGTTATTTGTATAGTTATTTCTCTTATTCCTATTATTAGTTCTTCAACACCTTATGATACAAAAGATAAATCTATAAAAGAGATTGAAAACGCAAACACAAAATATTCTATTTGCATAGATTATAAAAATAAAGGACTTTTAGTAATTAATGAGAAAACCAAAGACATGCAAACATTTTTTGCCTTTGAAGACATAATAGAATTCAAATATCATGTTATGTATCATCCTAGCAGAGATATTGATGCACTTTTTTGTCAGTTACAAATAAAAATAACTACTAGAACAACAATAGAAAATTATTTTGCAACCATTCACAGAGATACAATTCCAGAATGGAGTAATTTTATTTCAAAACTTCCTACTGATATGAGAATGCTGAATACTCCTTTTGTAAATGAATATAATTCTTAAAATATCGTTTTATTCTTTGTAGATTCTGCCTTTTTAATAATACAATCTTCTATCAACTATTTTCTGAGTTTTGTTTTCCAAAATCGTAATATAAACATAAGCAATGGCAAAAAGATGACTAATTCCGTACAAATAAATCATTGCTAAATTATCTAAAAATGAAAATGTTGGCATTTGGAGCAATAAAAAGCCGACTATTCCAATAATTACATAACCCAAAACAGCAAATGTATAATTCTTACGAAGTTTGTGAGCTTCATCAGAATAATCTCCCAAAATCAAATGCAAAATATTCATTGCAGGATTTAGAAAAGCCAAAATTCCTAAAGCTAAAAATGGAAGAATAAGAGAAAAAGAATAATCTTGTAAACCCGAAATTTGAGTAGCTAAAAAAGATGTTCCATAACCTCCAAAAAGAATAACTAAGAAAGTAATCTGAATAGCTAAATCAAGGCGTAACAAAGGTTTTTTATAAGGAGAAATCATAATTGAAATCAGTTTTGAGTAAAATTAAAATTACTTTATGGTTATCAGAGCGAAGCTGGGTTTTCTTACTTGGATTCAACTCATAAACGCAATTTTTTTCAAGTTGTTCTAAATTTTGATTAGGTAATTTAAAATCAAATCTTTTTCTAGGTCTATTGTTTATGCGTTCTTGAATTTGATAAATTTCTTGATTTGTATATTCGTCAAAGTTAGCCTTTTTAGGAATAAGTAAGTAGTAAGACATTATTAGCGAGTGATTACTATGATAATTACAGGATAATATAAAATTGTATAATAAAATAATTAATAAATCATATTTATCTTCATTTTATCTTAAAACCGATAGCTCAGCGAAGCCAAATCATATAAATCATTTACCAATAAGTTACAGTATTTTTAGGTATATTTAATTCTACTCATTTACTTAGCAAGGCATGTTCATAAAAAAAGATGTGTGATAACGTTTAGTAAAACCCGTGTTCTATAAAAGAAGTAGGGTACAATAATTTTTTATTCTATTTCATAAATTGCACGAATAGGGTAATGGTCTGAAAATGGAATTTCTCTATGTGTATTAAAATATAAGCAATCTAATTTTTCATCATCATAAAATTGATTATCTATTCTAAGAAAAAATAATTTACCATTAAATGTAAATTCTGTTCCTAATCCTTTGCTCTCAAAAGAGTTTTTAAGATTTCGACGGATTTTGAAGTAGGTGTAACTGTATGGCAAATCATTCAAATCACCACACAAAATAACAGGATAAGGGCTTGTTTTTATATGGTTTGTAATTGTTTGAACTTGCTGCGCTCGCATAGAAAACCCCTTTTTGAGGCGTTTGCCTGCATACCAAAAGGTTTCCTCTGGTTTATCAATTGGTTTGAGTTCATTTTGATTGATACTCATCGATTCCAAATGAATATTATAAATTCGAATTGTATCCTTTCCTTTTACTATGTCTGCGAAAATAGCACCGTTATCAGTCCTAACTCTAAAAGGAACTTCTCCTTTATTGATAAATGGATATTTTGAAAAAATAGCAATACCAAACTGTCCTCGGTTATGATTAGAAGATGTATAACGAACATGAAAATTATATGGGCTTTTTGAATTTTGTGCTGATAATTGTTCTCGTGTATTAAATACTTCTGTACTTTCTGAGTTATAAAAATCTTGAATACATTTTATATCCGAAGTATCATTTTTTACCCATTCAATCGTATTTTTTGTTACTGTATGTTTATTATCTTTTTGCTGATAGACATCAAATTCTCGTACATTATACGACAAAACAGATAAATAATTTTTATTTTTTTCTATATCCTCCTCCCAGACTCCTCCCAAACTTATACTAGCTTGCCAAAAAGGAAAACCAATAATCAAGACAAATAAAGAATAAAGTGCATACCACCTTTTACACCACCACCAAAGAAAAATAAAGAAAATATTTGCAGCGATACAAAAAGGAATTAACATCGAAACAAACCCCGAGAGCCAAAAAAACTCGGGAGAAACAAGAACAGATAAATAAGAAATCACAGAAATCACCAAAACAAGACTATTGATAAAACGAAATGTACGTCTAGCATAACGTCTGCGCCAAGAGTCATATCTTACTTTTCTTCTTCGTGAATTACAAGAACGGTTTTGAGAAGGCATACAAAAATGTGTAGCTTTTTTTATTAGGATTGTCTTTTATAAAATATACGCTTTTTTTGAGCTATATAAAAGTAGAACGTAATGATTTGGATTTGTGTTGAAAGTTTTTTTAGAATTTTCTAATTAGGTGTAAGCCAAGGAATACCAAATAGTCCTTCTTTCAAATAAATGGTAACACTATCCTTTCCTTCTAACTCTTGATATTTGCTTCGTGAGATTTGTATTTTGTTCATATCAGAAGTTTCGTGCCATTTTTCTACTTTCAAGCTAAACAATATCACTTTTCCAGAATACATCTCTCTTTTTATAATTTTAGCTTTATATGTTTTTGGTATTGAATTATCGTACAAAAAATTTCCTAAACCAACAGCACCATATCCAAAGACTGTAAAAGAAAACAAGAAAAGGATTCCTTGAAAATATGTTTTTAACTTTTTAAAATTAAACTCCTTACTTATCATCACAACTGTAGTAAGAAACAATCCTATAATACCACTGTACACAAAAATAGTAGAGTAATCTAATAAGTTTACATCAAGCATAACCCTCAAAGTCAGCATCGTTCCCAATAAAAAGAACATTCTTCTTATATAAGGTTTATCATCATCTTTGTTTGAGTAGCGAATAAATCCATTTGATACTTTTGGAATAATAACACCTACTATGGTAAGCACAACTGTTGAAACAAATGCGTTTTTATAACTACTAAAAAAGGTATTACTGAAAAAAGAGAAGTTATGAATATAAGGATATAAAAAAAGCCAAACCACACAGATAATACATATAATATCATATATAAAAATAATATATTTAGCTCTACTTAATTTTTTGTTATATAAGGCTAAAGGAATAACATTATCGCTTTCGCTGTCTGTATTTGAAAAGTGTCTATCAAAAAAAGAATTAAATTTTTTAATAAAGTTGCTCTCTTCTTGTGGTAGTTCATCTAAATTTGTGAAGTTTTGTTGTAGCCAAGAATGTATTTTATTAATGTCTTTCGTATAATTAGAAATAGATATTTTTTTCTTCTCAGAGTAAATGTGAACGTAGGCTATATTTGTTCTAAAACCTCTAATTTCATCAAAGGAAAATGAACGCCTAGTGGAAGGTAGTTTTAATAAAATTGTATTTTCTGCTATGACAACTTCATAGTAGAAAGAATGTATTATTAATACTATTCCCATAACAGAAAGTGGAATTAATAATATTGAAAGGTAAATTGCAGCTTCCCAAAGTTCTGTTCTAACTAGAAAAAAATAAGGTATAATACCCATAAGCACACCAGCTAAACCTATCAAGAAGGTATGAACACTTGCTTTTTTGATTAATTTATAAGTCCCCTGCACATTTTCCATATAATTTTTATAAAATTAAATTTTTCACTCAACAATCTCTTGCACCTCTGTACTATCTTTTTCAGGATAACGCTCATAAGTAGGCGTAGGGCAATAATAACGACGTTTTATTTCGACAGAAGGTTCTAAGAAAGGAGCTTTTCGTATTCCAGAAGTTTTGTCAGCGTAAAGACTTTGCATGTAGAGTCCAAAAATAGGAAGTGCTGTTTTTGAGCCTTCGCCAACATCAGAAGTACGGAAACGAATAGCTCTGTCTTCTCCTCCAACCCAAACGCCAGTAACTAAATCTCTCGTTACACCCATATACCAGCCATCAGCAAAGTTGGAAGAAGTACCTGTTTTTCCTCCGACATCATTCCCATGTCCCAAAACTCCATACGACCACAAACCTAGTGAAGTTCCGTGTGGTTCTTGCGTGCTTCCTTTGAGCATGTAACTCATCAACCAAGCTGATTCTTTGGATAAAGCACGACGAGATTCGCCATGAAAATAATGAAGAGTTTTGCCATGTTTGTCTTTTACTTGCCATAATATTTGTGGTTCTTGCCACATTCCACCATTCATAATTGTAGAATATGCGCCAGCCATTTCGAAGAGCGACACATCACTAGAGCCTAATCCAATAGAAGGAACTTCTGCTAAAGGGGAAGTAATTCCCATTTTTTTGGCGTAATGAGCTACAGTTGTCCAGCCTACTTTTTCAGTTAGTTTGGCTGTAACAGTATTTATCG contains:
- a CDS encoding endonuclease/exonuclease/phosphatase family protein → MPSQNRSCNSRRRKVRYDSWRRRYARRTFRFINSLVLVISVISYLSVLVSPEFFWLSGFVSMLIPFCIAANIFFIFLWWWCKRWYALYSLFVLIIGFPFWQASISLGGVWEEDIEKNKNYLSVLSYNVREFDVYQQKDNKHTVTKNTIEWVKNDTSDIKCIQDFYNSESTEVFNTREQLSAQNSKSPYNFHVRYTSSNHNRGQFGIAIFSKYPFINKGEVPFRVRTDNGAIFADIVKGKDTIRIYNIHLESMSINQNELKPIDKPEETFWYAGKRLKKGFSMRAQQVQTITNHIKTSPYPVILCGDLNDLPYSYTYFKIRRNLKNSFESKGLGTEFTFNGKLFFLRIDNQFYDDEKLDCLYFNTHREIPFSDHYPIRAIYEIE
- a CDS encoding GEVED domain-containing protein, whose protein sequence is MTFTKTIKSTLFSFGLGIGILASSISFAQDSHNHKDGRTCTTDHNLERLLSINPDAKDNMDKVESFTQNYIQNLSNQRTEATVYTIPVVVHVLYNTSAQNVSQAQIQSQIDVLNEDFRRTNSDYTLTPSEFAGSVADTEIEFVLATTDPNGNATTGVTRTSTSKSSFSTNDEMKFTAQGGKDAWDTQKYLNIWVCNMSGGILGYAQFPGSGAANTDGVVILTTGFGSTGNVSAPFNEGRTATHEVGHWLNLRHIWGDGNCSADDYVSDTPIAAASNGGCPSYPSKSCSNNGGFSSDMFMNYMDYTNDACMYMFTTGQKNRMRAVLDAGGFRSDLVTGTDDGGGTTDPPASSYCATKGNSVSDEWIAGVKVGSLNKTSGANGGYADFTSSSVSLAKGSSNTVTLTPGFAGSSYNEYWKIWIDFNNDNDFDDAGELVYDAGSATSAVRTGTIAIPSSVATGSTRMRVSMKYNGAQTSCETFSYGEVEDYTVNITGSSTPSCGVPSGLSSSSVTSSTFTVSWSSVSGAASYDVQVRTGSGSWTTLNATSTSLNLTGASASTQYEYQVRANCSGASSAYSSSAFVTTTSVPVLSYCSTKGNSVSDEFIQKVQVGSINNNSGANGGYADFTNLSTTFTKGSAYTITITPTWTGSTYSEAYDVWVDYNQDGDFDDSGEKVYTRAKTTSSSVSGSFTIPSSAANGSTRMRVTMKYNANATPCETFSYGEVEDYTVIIGSASSINPAPMAYHNDRPQEARVDGTKDGDVAFVAFPNPASQILNVRLGYFGTNSEVVIYSVTGAQVVRTTLTSQETAINVSKLPKGMYILSINNGREVETMKFIKE
- a CDS encoding ISAs1 family transposase, with protein sequence MFDKTVDFGSGQIEIRSAYVIENIKLIDQLAEWQTVKSIIVIESKREKNDSLQENTRFYLCSFVPTQKQANHYVRAHWGIEGTLHWHLDVSFGEDKSKTKKGNAPENLNIIRKTALQALKQTEGKQSIKNKRKMTG
- the gldN gene encoding gliding motility protein GldN, whose product is MKKSTKSILWAGLSVSLFSSLFITSFSNAQEYGNYANDGYNHSSVRPVHESHIMYQKSLWHRISLKEKQNRPFFATGNEITGTIINAVKLGIVRPYQNDSLATRMSEEDFLSNIKIPSDEIQYDGIEADIFNQENDNTWGDEGTWEDEETGVTAQEFYANQLYTLEIKTNVFFDKKRSRMINDIQTISIILPAEMNPQTGLEKTIATFSYKELVQNLFRDNPSAIYYNERNNQAHRNLEEAFDLMLANGTLIKYGNGKDEHIMDMYDNQHEALLASQNYDANSIEYESNLWEN
- a CDS encoding T9SS type A sorting domain-containing protein, whose amino-acid sequence is MIAKTPKLDAINQGIRPKKVQVNSIIENKIVIYPNPVSNQLTIKLPSIYKENPTQIELYNSIGQLVLSKSYEETTIEVSVSSYPKGLYILKIQNGEEMKTEKIIIE